The proteins below come from a single Labilithrix sp. genomic window:
- a CDS encoding efflux RND transporter periplasmic adaptor subunit, giving the protein AADAAKAAAEAADARAAVTKAGVRDEVRREAIAAVAAARADLEEARARLAQTELRAPATGTIVRRLVEPGEQVTTMPPTVALKIADLDKVRLRAEIDESDVARVAPGAKAYATAEALGEKRLAGKVVRVERELGRKNIRTDDPRARVDTRVLEAIVVLDDPTPLPLGLRVDVHVAR; this is encoded by the coding sequence GCGGCCGACGCGGCGAAGGCGGCGGCGGAGGCGGCCGACGCGCGCGCGGCGGTGACGAAGGCGGGCGTCCGCGACGAGGTGCGTCGCGAGGCGATCGCGGCGGTGGCGGCGGCGCGGGCGGACCTCGAGGAGGCGCGGGCGCGCCTCGCGCAGACGGAGCTCCGCGCGCCGGCGACGGGCACGATCGTGCGTCGCCTCGTCGAGCCGGGCGAGCAGGTGACGACGATGCCGCCGACGGTGGCGCTGAAGATCGCGGACCTCGACAAGGTCCGCCTCCGCGCGGAGATCGACGAGTCGGACGTCGCGCGCGTCGCGCCCGGCGCGAAGGCGTACGCGACCGCGGAGGCGCTCGGCGAGAAGCGCCTCGCGGGCAAGGTCGTGCGCGTCGAGCGCGAGCTCGGACGCAAGAACATCCGCACCGACGACCCACGCGCCCGCGTCGACACGCGCGTGCTCGAGGCGATCGTCGTCCTCGACGACCCGACGCCGCTCCCGCTCGGCCTCCGCGTCGACGTGCACGTCGCGCGTTAG
- a CDS encoding DUF1697 domain-containing protein, with translation MARYALLLRGVNVGTKNTLPMAELRKMLAAIGCTDVSTYLQSGNAVFETKLRPTPLAKALAPALDRYMGRPIATTLRTEAELAAIVAGNPFADVMTEPKYLCVTFLEEPPAKEALAPLRSQDFAPERFHVAGREIYTWYPNGQARSALAVALAKVPARGAVTTRNWNTVTKLLSLVREGPAPLELSPPGPLRARGARRRPGPPRG, from the coding sequence ATGGCTCGGTATGCGCTCTTGCTTCGCGGCGTGAACGTCGGCACCAAGAACACGCTGCCGATGGCGGAGCTCCGCAAGATGCTGGCGGCGATCGGCTGCACGGACGTGAGCACGTACCTGCAGAGCGGCAACGCCGTCTTCGAGACGAAGCTGCGGCCCACCCCGCTCGCGAAGGCGCTCGCGCCTGCGCTCGATCGCTACATGGGCCGCCCGATCGCGACGACGCTGCGGACGGAGGCGGAGCTCGCGGCGATCGTGGCGGGCAACCCGTTCGCGGACGTCATGACCGAGCCGAAGTACCTCTGCGTCACGTTCCTCGAGGAGCCGCCGGCGAAGGAGGCGCTCGCGCCGCTGCGCTCGCAGGACTTCGCGCCGGAGCGCTTCCACGTCGCGGGGAGGGAGATCTACACGTGGTACCCGAACGGGCAGGCGCGGAGCGCGCTCGCGGTCGCGCTCGCGAAGGTCCCCGCACGCGGCGCGGTCACGACGCGAAACTGGAACACGGTGACGAAGCTGCTCTCTCTTGTTCGAGAGGGGCCAGCCCCTCTCGAGCTCTCCCCGCCGGGGCCTCTCCGCGCGCGGGGCGCGCGTCGCCGCCCCGGGCCCCCGAGAGGGTAG
- a CDS encoding secretin and TonB N-terminal domain-containing protein: MRHVGWALACALAATACANDAPPPTTPRTQTPAPELDLEISRPAAPSLTDRFATKRIGETPPPIAHGTGRPIDLDVKDADIHDVLRLLADVGHVSLVVPAEVTGRVSLQLRRVPWDQALATIAQAKGLHTERTGDVVTVTPR, encoded by the coding sequence GTGAGGCACGTAGGATGGGCCCTCGCCTGCGCGCTCGCCGCGACCGCGTGCGCGAACGATGCGCCACCGCCCACGACGCCGCGCACGCAGACGCCCGCGCCCGAGCTCGACCTCGAGATCTCCCGACCCGCCGCGCCGTCGCTCACCGATCGCTTCGCGACGAAACGCATCGGCGAAACGCCACCGCCGATCGCGCACGGAACGGGTCGCCCCATCGATCTCGACGTGAAGGACGCCGACATCCACGACGTGCTCCGCCTCCTCGCCGACGTCGGCCACGTCAGCCTCGTCGTCCCCGCGGAGGTGACCGGCCGCGTGTCCCTCCAACTCCGCCGCGTGCCATGGGACCAGGCCCTCGCGACGATCGCCCAAGCCAAGGGCCTCCACACCGAACGCACCGGCGACGTAGTCACCGTCACCCCGCGCTGA